In Nitrospinota bacterium, a single genomic region encodes these proteins:
- a CDS encoding L-2-amino-thiazoline-4-carboxylic acid hydrolase, which produces MSAFLGPIHYMMFNKIRIAAERSREVIDVFKNKFGNDAEETIKAVLPEGPMDFGDTPLDELIGNNPIHQFLQGLINELETAEANLVTALLYRFPDEGREVLKEAFRSHGQKTAREKIGGNTDANLDLNGIGNFIGQTYLEGMPCDQVSSYNRNGENSMQVNHSECLHLAKWESVGAPVDVMCELLDEWVSGSASVLNSGVSLERTSAIVKGADSCSCTIKI; this is translated from the coding sequence ATGAGCGCATTTCTGGGACCAATACACTACATGATGTTCAACAAGATAAGGATCGCGGCTGAAAGGTCGCGGGAAGTTATCGATGTATTTAAAAACAAGTTCGGTAACGATGCCGAAGAGACTATAAAAGCCGTTTTGCCGGAAGGGCCGATGGACTTCGGCGATACTCCGCTGGACGAGCTGATAGGAAACAATCCGATTCACCAATTCCTGCAGGGGCTGATAAACGAGCTTGAAACCGCCGAAGCCAACCTGGTAACCGCGCTCCTCTACCGCTTCCCGGATGAGGGGAGAGAAGTTCTAAAGGAAGCGTTCCGTTCACACGGACAGAAGACCGCAAGGGAAAAAATTGGCGGCAACACCGACGCGAACCTCGACCTCAACGGCATCGGGAACTTCATCGGACAGACCTACCTCGAAGGGATGCCTTGCGATCAGGTGAGTTCCTACAACAGGAACGGCGAAAACTCCATGCAGGTAAACCACAGCGAGTGCCTCCATCTGGCCAAATGGGAAAGTGTAGGCGCGCCTGTTGACGTGATGTGCGAACTTCTGGACGAATGGGTCTCTGGGAGCGCAAGCGTGCTGAACAGCGGCGTATCGCTTGAAAGAACAAGCGCCATCGTGAAAGGGGCCGACAGCTGTTCCTGCACTATCAAAATATAG
- a CDS encoding DUF1858 domain-containing protein, with the protein MERYPKLFILAAVGYLLGGVLMGLHLGTASQDPAVTRFVHVHLNLLGFMAMFIYGVAYHILPRFNAKPVTASSLIPAHFYLVNIGLIGMAATAFAGGIWDDGPAHTAFIIFSVMEAAGIFIFAYNIIPVLMPEKTVKKEADAITGESQVSVALDKWPHLVDIFADNGFKALTNPAARATFAKNISIKQACKLHKVDEARFLSALNSAVKAGPKAGASKPVAASAPGVSAPVPVPPAGGKGKSIKRGEKAEKDTLIGPLLEIYPETKPVFEKNYGAGCFSCPGQASETVGQTAMMHNMKVEDILSEINGKIEAALSAAK; encoded by the coding sequence ATGGAAAGATATCCAAAACTATTCATACTCGCGGCGGTCGGGTATCTGTTGGGCGGGGTCCTGATGGGACTTCACCTCGGAACCGCCTCTCAGGATCCTGCGGTTACGAGATTCGTGCATGTGCACCTCAACCTGCTCGGATTCATGGCAATGTTCATTTACGGCGTGGCGTACCACATCCTCCCCCGCTTTAACGCGAAGCCTGTTACGGCATCCTCCCTCATACCTGCGCATTTCTATTTAGTGAATATCGGGCTTATCGGCATGGCCGCTACCGCTTTTGCCGGGGGAATCTGGGATGATGGCCCAGCGCATACCGCGTTCATCATTTTTTCTGTAATGGAAGCGGCGGGTATTTTCATATTTGCCTACAACATAATTCCGGTATTGATGCCGGAGAAGACCGTAAAGAAGGAAGCGGACGCAATAACCGGCGAATCACAGGTGTCCGTTGCTCTCGACAAGTGGCCCCATTTGGTTGATATTTTCGCCGACAATGGATTCAAGGCGCTTACAAATCCTGCGGCAAGGGCGACCTTCGCAAAAAACATTTCGATAAAACAGGCGTGCAAACTCCACAAGGTAGACGAAGCGCGTTTCCTTTCAGCGCTCAACTCTGCCGTAAAAGCCGGGCCAAAAGCCGGCGCATCGAAACCGGTAGCAGCCTCCGCGCCCGGCGTATCGGCCCCGGTTCCTGTGCCCCCTGCCGGCGGGAAAGGGAAGTCCATCAAGAGAGGCGAAAAAGCTGAAAAGGATACGCTCATCGGTCCTCTTCTGGAAATTTACCCCGAGACCAAACCTGTTTTTGAAAAGAATTATGGAGCAGGGTGTTTCTCATGTCCCGGCCAGGCAAGCGAAACCGTAGGACAGACGGCGATGATGCACAACATGAAGGTCGAGGATATACTTAGTGAAATTAACGGAAAAATCGAAGCGGCACTTTCGGCCGCGAAATAA
- a CDS encoding Crp/Fnr family transcriptional regulator, translating to MEIEKFEFFSGLTSAELGEMKKLLSELEFKKGDILFHEGEPPAHLWFVVEGEVKVFKEYASGKSAIMGIFGVGGTVAEAAIIDGKAYPASCQAVTNVKVARMKRDDALRIMTSNSKIALRIMMGLSSKLRTITSDLGSMSVLSVIRRLSRFLLKLSDKMGVKEKDGIRFELFLTRKDMAECIGTSFEVAVRALGKLQSDNVLEIDGKKVLIKEIEELERLAGEMDRSEDGED from the coding sequence ATGGAAATAGAAAAGTTTGAATTCTTTTCCGGCCTGACTTCAGCCGAGCTGGGGGAGATGAAGAAACTCCTGTCTGAATTGGAGTTCAAAAAGGGGGATATCCTGTTCCACGAGGGGGAGCCTCCCGCGCACCTCTGGTTCGTCGTCGAGGGGGAGGTAAAGGTTTTCAAGGAGTACGCCTCCGGGAAATCGGCCATCATGGGGATTTTCGGAGTAGGGGGAACGGTCGCCGAAGCGGCGATAATCGACGGAAAGGCGTATCCGGCATCATGCCAGGCGGTCACGAACGTCAAGGTCGCCCGTATGAAGCGGGACGACGCCTTGAGAATAATGACCTCCAATTCCAAGATCGCGCTCCGCATCATGATGGGGTTGAGCTCCAAGCTCCGCACCATCACGAGCGACCTCGGAAGCATGTCGGTGCTCTCCGTCATCAGGCGCCTGTCGCGCTTCCTTTTGAAGCTCTCGGACAAGATGGGGGTGAAGGAGAAGGACGGGATAAGGTTCGAGCTTTTCCTTACAAGGAAGGACATGGCAGAGTGCATAGGCACATCCTTCGAGGTGGCCGTCCGCGCACTCGGCAAACTCCAGAGCGACAATGTACTTGAGATAGATGGAAAGAAGGTTCTTATAAAGGAGATAGAAGAGCTCGAAAGGCTTGCTGGGGAGATGGACCGCTCCGAAGACGGCGAGGATTGA